The proteins below come from a single Streptomyces sp. M92 genomic window:
- a CDS encoding acyl-CoA dehydrogenase has protein sequence MGHYKPNLRDIEFNLFEVLGRDKVYGSGPFAEMDTDTAKSVLEELTRLSENELAESFADADRNPPVFDPETNTAPVPASFKKSYQAFMDSEYWRLGLPEEIGGTTSPRSLIWAYAELILGANPAVWMYSSGPAFAGILFEEGNEVQKHIASIAVEKQWGSTMVLTEPDAGSDVGAGRTKAVQQEDGSWHIEGVKRFITSGEHDMSENILHYVLARPEGAGPGTKGLSLFLVPKYEFDFETGELGERNGVYATNVEHKMGLKASNTCEMTFGDRHPAKGWLIGDKHDGIRQMFRIIEFARMMVGTKAISTLSTGYLNALEYAKERVQGPDLANFMDKSAPKVTITHHPDVRRSLMTQKAYAEGMRALVMYTASVQDEIQVKEANGEDAATEHALNDLLLPIVKGYGSEKAYEQLAQSLQTFGGSGFLQEYPIEQYIRDAKIDTLYEGTTAIQGQDYFFRKIVRNQGAALNSLAEDIKKFLALGTGGEELSGAREHLAKAAVELEAIVGLMLTDLAATEQDVKNIYKVGLNTTRLLLASGDVIVGYLLLKGAAVAAEKLPTASAKDKAFYTGKIAAAKFFAANVLPGLTLARKVAQGVELDLMELDEAAF, from the coding sequence GGTCTACGGCAGCGGCCCGTTCGCGGAGATGGACACGGACACCGCCAAGAGCGTCCTGGAGGAGCTGACCCGCCTCTCGGAGAACGAGCTGGCCGAGTCCTTCGCCGACGCCGACCGCAACCCGCCGGTCTTCGACCCCGAGACGAACACCGCGCCGGTCCCGGCGTCCTTCAAGAAGAGCTACCAGGCCTTCATGGACTCCGAGTACTGGCGCCTGGGCCTGCCCGAGGAGATCGGCGGCACCACCTCGCCGCGCTCGCTCATCTGGGCGTACGCGGAGCTGATCCTCGGCGCGAACCCGGCCGTGTGGATGTACTCCTCCGGCCCGGCGTTCGCGGGCATCCTCTTCGAGGAGGGCAACGAGGTCCAGAAGCACATCGCCTCGATCGCCGTCGAGAAGCAGTGGGGCTCCACCATGGTCCTCACCGAGCCGGACGCCGGCTCGGACGTGGGCGCCGGCCGCACCAAGGCGGTCCAGCAGGAGGACGGCTCCTGGCACATCGAGGGCGTGAAGCGCTTCATCACGTCCGGCGAGCACGACATGTCGGAGAACATCCTCCATTACGTCCTCGCCCGCCCCGAGGGCGCCGGCCCCGGCACCAAGGGCCTGTCGCTCTTCCTCGTCCCGAAGTACGAGTTCGACTTCGAGACCGGCGAGCTGGGCGAGCGCAACGGCGTCTACGCCACCAACGTCGAGCACAAGATGGGCCTGAAGGCCTCCAACACCTGCGAGATGACCTTCGGCGACCGCCACCCCGCCAAGGGCTGGCTGATCGGCGACAAGCACGACGGCATCCGCCAGATGTTCCGCATCATCGAGTTCGCCCGCATGATGGTCGGCACGAAGGCGATCTCCACCCTCTCCACGGGCTACCTCAACGCCCTGGAGTACGCCAAGGAGCGCGTCCAGGGCCCCGACCTGGCCAACTTCATGGACAAGTCGGCCCCCAAGGTCACCATCACGCACCACCCGGACGTCCGCCGCTCGCTGATGACGCAGAAGGCGTACGCGGAGGGCATGCGCGCCCTCGTCATGTACACCGCCTCGGTCCAGGACGAGATCCAGGTCAAGGAGGCGAACGGCGAGGACGCCGCCACCGAGCACGCCCTCAACGACCTGCTCCTGCCGATCGTCAAGGGCTACGGCTCGGAGAAGGCCTACGAGCAGCTCGCGCAGTCGCTGCAGACCTTCGGCGGCTCCGGGTTCCTCCAGGAGTACCCGATCGAGCAGTACATCCGCGACGCCAAGATCGACACCCTCTACGAGGGCACCACCGCGATCCAGGGCCAGGACTACTTCTTCCGGAAGATCGTCCGCAACCAGGGCGCCGCGCTGAACTCGCTCGCCGAGGACATCAAGAAGTTCCTCGCCCTCGGCACCGGCGGCGAGGAGCTGTCCGGCGCCCGCGAGCACCTCGCCAAGGCCGCCGTCGAGCTGGAGGCCATCGTCGGTCTCATGCTGACCGACCTCGCGGCCACCGAGCAGGACGTCAAGAACATCTACAAGGTCGGGCTGAACACCACCCGCCTCCTGCTGGCCTCCGGCGACGTGATCGTCGGCTACCTGCTCCTCAAGGGCGCCGCCGTCGCCGCCGAGAAGCTCCCGACCGCGTCCGCCAAGGACAAGGCCTTCTACACCGGCAAGATCGCCGCCGCGAAGTTCTTCGCCGCGAACGTCCTGCCCGGCCTCACCCTGGCCCGCAAGGTCGCCCAGGGCGTCGAGCTGGACCTGATGGAGCTGGACGAGGCCGCGTTCTAG